A window of Fodinibius salinus contains these coding sequences:
- a CDS encoding universal stress protein codes for MAFSIDRIFFPTDFSKNAEQALPFAAEIALKTGAKLTLFHASQEAMDITPDFEKTRDQVIDDSSKNFDKLLNSLEEDRYSSLEISTIVQDGQTVTALLNQVKERSTDLIVMGTKGVTGDRNAILGSVASSVIQKSPVPVLAIPIASSLDNFKNMIFTSDYKEGDLTALSDSIDLAKHFDSSVEVLHVSDQKSMESEIKFRGFRDLVNEYINYDKISFHHEFELDFFPTISQFLPDRADSLLVMVRYKKSFWEKLTNRSLSKEMSFYSKVPLLVMMGDQSSKVNTILEESEEESS; via the coding sequence ATGGCTTTTTCAATTGATCGTATTTTCTTTCCTACAGACTTTTCTAAAAATGCTGAACAAGCATTGCCATTTGCTGCAGAAATTGCACTTAAAACTGGTGCTAAACTGACGCTATTCCATGCCAGCCAGGAGGCAATGGATATAACTCCTGATTTTGAAAAGACCCGTGATCAGGTTATTGATGATAGCTCCAAAAACTTTGACAAACTCTTAAATAGCCTTGAAGAAGATCGATACAGTAGTTTAGAAATTTCAACGATTGTACAGGATGGACAGACCGTAACGGCATTACTTAACCAGGTCAAGGAACGCTCTACAGATCTTATTGTAATGGGCACAAAAGGCGTGACAGGTGATCGTAACGCTATTTTAGGAAGTGTGGCCTCTAGCGTTATTCAAAAATCACCTGTTCCTGTGTTAGCCATTCCGATCGCCAGCAGCCTAGATAATTTTAAGAATATGATTTTCACCAGTGATTATAAGGAAGGAGATTTAACGGCACTATCCGACTCCATCGATCTTGCAAAGCACTTTGATTCTTCCGTTGAGGTACTACATGTGAGTGATCAGAAAAGCATGGAATCAGAAATTAAATTCCGTGGCTTCCGAGACCTTGTAAATGAATATATCAACTATGACAAGATTTCTTTTCATCACGAGTTTGAACTGGATTTCTTCCCAACAATCAGCCAGTTTTTACCAGATCGGGCGGATTCACTATTGGTAATGGTACGGTACAAAAAGTCGTTCTGGGAAAAACTGACAAACCGTAGTCTTTCCAAAGAAATGTCTTTCTATTCGAAAGTGCCTCTGTTGGTGATGATGGGAGATCAAAGCTCAAAAGTCAACACAATTCTGGAAGAGTCCGAAGAAGAAAGCAGCTAA
- a CDS encoding SAM-dependent methyltransferase: MSRIAYDPVKDRFANFIRRFRFLRTLFYMLLDLFFLRSWYIRAVLRRFGSKLDAEGPWKLLDAGSGFGQYDRFILQQFENVTVKAVDVKADYLEDSRAYFEKEIKAGRITFEQVDLRKLKYDREFDFIICIDVLEHIEEDVKVMKNMQQSLQEDGFFLMHSPSIYSEEDAGDDDSFVDEHARVGYSKKDLRQKLLSAGLKPVHIAFTYGENGHIAWEILIKYPMLWLNSIGMWALPILMVYYLLMLPIGLVLMWLDLNEPNTSGTGIYALGQKK, translated from the coding sequence ATGAGTCGTATTGCTTACGACCCGGTTAAAGACCGGTTTGCAAATTTTATTCGCCGATTTCGATTTTTACGTACCCTTTTTTATATGCTGCTGGATCTTTTTTTTCTACGCAGCTGGTATATACGTGCGGTGCTTCGCCGTTTTGGTTCCAAGCTTGATGCAGAGGGGCCATGGAAGTTGTTAGATGCGGGATCGGGATTTGGGCAGTACGACCGCTTTATACTGCAACAGTTTGAGAATGTGACGGTGAAAGCAGTTGATGTTAAAGCCGATTACCTGGAGGATTCACGCGCCTATTTTGAAAAAGAAATTAAGGCCGGTCGTATTACTTTTGAACAGGTTGATTTACGTAAGTTAAAATATGATCGGGAATTTGACTTTATTATCTGCATTGATGTACTGGAGCATATCGAAGAAGATGTAAAGGTAATGAAGAATATGCAGCAATCGTTACAAGAGGATGGCTTTTTTCTGATGCATTCTCCCTCGATATATTCAGAAGAGGATGCGGGGGATGATGATTCTTTTGTGGATGAGCATGCGCGGGTAGGATATTCAAAAAAAGACCTTCGGCAGAAGCTATTGTCTGCCGGCTTAAAACCTGTGCATATTGCATTTACTTATGGCGAAAACGGTCATATCGCATGGGAAATCCTTATCAAATATCCCATGTTGTGGCTTAACAGTATAGGTATGTGGGCACTTCCGATTCTAATGGTTTATTATTTGCTAATGCTTCCTATAGGTCTTGTACTTATGTGGCTCGATCTAAATGAACCGAATACAAGCGGAACAGGTATTTATGCATTAGGTCAAAAAAAATAA
- a CDS encoding glycosyltransferase family 2 protein yields the protein MSEKNKYTSDIELSIVIPLYNEAESLAELTDKVHEAIGNEHTFELIFVDDGSSDNSWAVVKELNRSREKVSGIQLQRNYGKSTALQAGFEKADGHFIATMDADLQDDPFEIPEMLQQAKEQQLDLVSGWKKDRHDPISKTVPSRFFNKVTSLVTGIDLNDFNCGIKLYRREVVENIYLYGELHRYIPFLAKLEGYDRIGEKVVEHHPRKYGETKFGLSRFMHGFLDLLSLFFVNRYLQRPMHFFGTLGFLFLILGGGINLYLTIDKIFYGQPLGDRPLLLLGVMLMVLGAQIFSIGFLGELIQKRNEKQQKPNIKERV from the coding sequence TTGTCAGAAAAGAATAAATATACCTCCGACATTGAGCTGAGTATTGTTATTCCGCTGTATAACGAGGCTGAATCTCTAGCTGAGTTGACAGATAAAGTCCACGAGGCAATAGGGAATGAACATACCTTTGAGCTTATTTTTGTAGATGACGGATCCTCAGATAACTCGTGGGCAGTTGTCAAAGAATTGAACAGATCCAGGGAAAAGGTCTCGGGTATTCAGCTGCAGCGAAATTATGGCAAGAGTACAGCACTACAGGCCGGTTTTGAAAAGGCTGACGGACATTTTATTGCAACCATGGATGCCGATTTGCAGGACGACCCATTTGAGATCCCGGAAATGCTTCAGCAGGCTAAAGAGCAACAGCTTGATCTGGTCAGCGGCTGGAAAAAAGATCGTCATGATCCCATTTCAAAGACTGTGCCTTCCCGATTTTTTAATAAAGTAACTTCGCTGGTAACCGGCATTGATCTTAATGATTTTAACTGTGGAATTAAGTTATATCGTCGAGAAGTAGTAGAAAACATTTATCTGTATGGAGAACTGCACCGCTATATCCCTTTTCTTGCAAAATTAGAAGGATATGACCGGATCGGGGAAAAAGTCGTTGAACATCATCCTCGTAAATATGGAGAGACTAAGTTTGGGCTATCACGGTTTATGCACGGATTTTTAGACCTGCTTTCTCTGTTTTTTGTGAATCGTTATCTGCAGCGTCCCATGCACTTTTTTGGTACGCTGGGATTTTTGTTCCTGATCCTCGGAGGTGGCATTAATTTATATCTGACAATTGATAAAATTTTCTATGGCCAACCGCTTGGGGATCGTCCACTGCTACTATTGGGGGTAATGCTGATGGTACTGGGAGCACAGATATTTTCTATTGGATTTTTGGGAGAGCTCATACAAAAGCGGAACGAAAAGCAGCAGAAACCTAATATCAAAGAGCGTGTTTGA
- a CDS encoding MerR family transcriptional regulator, with protein sequence MKKLYYSIGEVSDITEVEAHVLRYWETVFDELNPQKNKAGNRTYKEEDIETILRLKELIQDKKYSTEGAQQVLAQGDEQENETVPISVKKDLKEIRVFLNNLLEKL encoded by the coding sequence ATGAAAAAACTTTATTACTCCATCGGCGAAGTCAGCGATATTACCGAGGTAGAGGCCCATGTGTTACGCTATTGGGAAACAGTGTTTGACGAATTGAATCCTCAAAAAAATAAAGCCGGTAACCGCACTTACAAAGAGGAAGATATTGAAACCATTTTGAGACTCAAAGAACTCATCCAGGACAAAAAGTACAGTACCGAAGGTGCACAACAGGTATTGGCCCAAGGAGATGAGCAGGAAAATGAGACGGTACCCATTAGCGTAAAAAAGGATCTCAAAGAGATCCGCGTATTTCTCAACAACCTGCTGGAAAAGCTCTGA
- a CDS encoding MBL fold metallo-hydrolase, with protein MNLSHISLGHFDLYSIETGRFRLDGGAMFGVVPKTLWSRAIDVDDKNRIPMAMRCLLIKSNKSGRTYLIDNGSGTKFNDKFEDIYQLDHEHSNLLSSLSHHGFDPEDITDVIFSHLHFDHCGGTTYYDEDNNLQHQFPNATYHVTERHLETAQNPNAREKASFLPDNIEPIANWDKLNTVDEYHTYEKGLDALPVNGHTISQQLPRITADDKTIVFMADLVPTHIHLPLPWVMGYDMYPVKTLNEKQQYLDQAVENDWFLFLEHDAEEEVITASKENGKYVVDERLRLNDI; from the coding sequence ATGAATCTATCGCACATCTCTCTTGGACATTTTGACCTTTACAGTATTGAAACTGGTCGCTTTCGTCTTGACGGCGGCGCCATGTTTGGGGTAGTTCCGAAGACACTCTGGTCGCGCGCTATTGACGTTGACGACAAGAATCGCATCCCCATGGCCATGCGCTGTTTGTTGATTAAATCAAACAAGTCTGGACGTACCTATCTGATTGATAACGGATCAGGAACAAAGTTCAACGATAAGTTTGAAGATATTTATCAGCTTGACCATGAGCACAGCAATTTGCTGTCTTCTCTTTCTCATCACGGTTTTGACCCAGAAGATATTACTGATGTTATCTTTTCGCATCTTCATTTTGATCATTGCGGCGGTACCACATACTACGATGAGGACAACAACCTGCAGCATCAATTCCCAAACGCAACCTATCATGTTACCGAACGGCATTTAGAAACGGCTCAAAACCCCAATGCCAGAGAAAAAGCCAGCTTTTTGCCTGATAATATTGAACCCATTGCGAATTGGGATAAGCTCAACACTGTTGATGAGTACCATACCTACGAAAAAGGGCTTGATGCCCTGCCGGTCAACGGACATACGATCAGCCAACAGCTTCCCCGAATCACAGCCGATGATAAAACAATAGTCTTTATGGCAGATCTCGTTCCCACCCACATTCACCTGCCACTGCCCTGGGTCATGGGATATGATATGTATCCGGTAAAAACGCTGAATGAAAAGCAACAGTATTTAGATCAAGCTGTAGAAAACGATTGGTTTCTCTTTCTCGAACATGACGCTGAGGAAGAAGTCATTACGGCATCCAAAGAAAATGGTAAATATGTTGTTGATGAACGCTTACGGCTGAATGATATATAA